The Mesorhizobium loti DNA segment ACCTATATCCTCAAAGGCAGCCTGCAGGGCCTCGGCTTGGGCGCGCTGTGTTTCATATCGATCTATGTATATCCCGATCCGTTTGCCGAACTGGCCGCGACGTCGCTGGCCATCGCAACCCTGGTGACGGTTGTTGGCCGCAACTACGGCTCTCCGCTGATGGTGCGGATTTTTTCCGTGACCTTCATTGGCCCGGCGGCACTTGCACTCTTGCTGCGCATGGATATCCCCTCGGTCGTTCTGGGCTTGATGATCATCCCGTTGACGTTCATCACGATCAACAGCGCCGACCACGTCCGTAACGTGCTTTTCTCGGCGGTCATCGGCCACAAGGAAGCGAGGAAGCTCGCGCACAGGTTCGATCGCGCCCTCAACACCATGTCGCACGGCCTCGTCATGCTCGGCCCCAACGGCCGGGTGGCGGTGGCCAATGCCGAGGCGGCCCATCTGATGTCGCTCAAGTCCGCGAATGCGCTGCTTGGGCGGTCGATCCATGGTCTGCTGATGCGCGGCGTTGCCGGCGGCATGCTGGCGCCGAAGGACTGCCGCTATATCGAGGCCCAACTGACGCGTGCCCTGCGCGAAGGCCGCGACCGCAAGGTGCTCGTTTCCCTCGCCAATGGCCAGCACTACGAATTCTCGGCCCGCGAAGGCAGCCAGGAACTCGGTGTCATCACCTTCGAGGACGTGACGGCGCGTGTCGAGGCGGAAGACAAGATCCGCTTCATGGCGCGCTATGACAATCTCACCGGCCTGCCCAATCGCGCCTATTTCCACGAGCTGGTCGGCGAGGCGATGGCGTCAGGCGACCGCGACCGTTTCTGCGGTCTGGCCGTGCTCGACCTCGACGATTTCAAGAGCGTCAACGACACGCTCGGCCATCCGATCGGCGACGGGTTGATCTACGCGGTCGCCGAGCGTCTTGCCGCCGTTGCCGGGCAAGGCATCACCGTCAGCCGTTTCGGCGGCGACGAATTCATGGTCTTCTTCGACCGCATCGAGGACGAGAGCCATCTGACCACGCAGATCGATGAGATCTTCGCCGGGCTGCAGGGCGAGGTGGACGTCGCCGGCCATGGGCTGCGCATCCAGGCCAGCGGCGGCGCCGTGCTGTCGCGGGTCAAGGACAGCGACGTCGACGCCATGATCGTCAAGGCGGATCTGGCGCTCTACAAGGCCAAGGAGCTCGGCAAGAACGGCTGGCGGCTGTTCGAGGCCGCGATGGACGCCGCGTTCCGCAATCGCCAGCTGATGAAAGCGGATCTGCGCAGCGCGGTGGAAAGCAAGGAATTGCGCGTGGTCTATCAGCCGATCGTGGCGATGAACACCATGCGCATTGCCAGCTGCGAGGCGTTGTGCCGATGGGATCACCCCGATCTCGGGCCGATTTCGCCCAGCATTTTCATTCCGCTGGCCGAGGAAATGGGCATCATTTCCGAGATCAGCACGTTCGTGCTGCAGGCGGCCTGCACGGAATGCGCCAAATGGC contains these protein-coding regions:
- a CDS encoding diguanylate cyclase GGDEF domain-containing protein — encoded protein: MGRPKTENIPADVYIQFVRSLFDNAHMLVIGGVCYWILGFMIYLRTHNPLFLGFSFGLLSISLFRYSGIRGFRKAGGVIANVEEARRWERTYILKGSLQGLGLGALCFISIYVYPDPFAELAATSLAIATLVTVVGRNYGSPLMVRIFSVTFIGPAALALLLRMDIPSVVLGLMIIPLTFITINSADHVRNVLFSAVIGHKEARKLAHRFDRALNTMSHGLVMLGPNGRVAVANAEAAHLMSLKSANALLGRSIHGLLMRGVAGGMLAPKDCRYIEAQLTRALREGRDRKVLVSLANGQHYEFSAREGSQELGVITFEDVTARVEAEDKIRFMARYDNLTGLPNRAYFHELVGEAMASGDRDRFCGLAVLDLDDFKSVNDTLGHPIGDGLIYAVAERLAAVAGQGITVSRFGGDEFMVFFDRIEDESHLTTQIDEIFAGLQGEVDVAGHGLRIQASGGAVLSRVKDSDVDAMIVKADLALYKAKELGKNGWRLFEAAMDAAFRNRQLMKADLRSAVESKELRVVYQPIVAMNTMRIASCEALCRWDHPDLGPISPSIFIPLAEEMGIISEISTFVLQAACTECAKWPDQTSVSVNLSAKDFRNRDVIQKVRDALANSGLAAGRLEIEVTETALLDDKSLTRQYIEELKQLGVRIALDDFGTGYSSLSYLHKLPLDKIKIDRSFLMDVTQNNRSLELLKGIVSLSRPLGLSVTVEGVETFEQLKILALQVKPDLVQGFLFGAALSASGIETMSNVTWPFAAELRLTGKRTAISGKRTASQLS